In the Lysinibacillus sp. PLM2 genome, one interval contains:
- the uxuA gene encoding mannonate dehydratase, giving the protein MKVSVTVNTTELTDLDLKQMVQLGIDCVDFGMGHSFKGVKEQGYPDLDSLLQLKKRLWSWGLEINRVTLPDITEDFMKDLPGSEVQIENSVNAVKVFGEAGIKIVRQRFKGDVFPGRSQSYKSIQRGGAIGRGESLGLLKEKADTPTMEELDFWWSQFQKAYRPIVLSGLENDVNVAMHPSDTPHPDSPFGGIGLNRILDDFPQKNVGFVYCIGTRAEAGGSSLVIDEINHFGRKGRIFLVHFRNVRGSLPTAGAFEEAMLDDGDLNMFKILLELDKVGYQGCLNPDHVLTFAGDTPDLNENWAYSNIGWKHSSLGFAYSVGYIKALLNALVEFKGRPY; this is encoded by the coding sequence ATGAAAGTTTCTGTAACAGTGAATACGACTGAATTAACGGATCTAGATTTAAAGCAAATGGTTCAATTAGGTATAGATTGTGTAGATTTTGGTATGGGTCATTCATTTAAAGGTGTAAAGGAGCAGGGCTATCCAGATTTGGATAGTCTCCTCCAGTTGAAAAAACGATTGTGGAGCTGGGGTCTTGAAATAAACCGAGTGACATTGCCAGATATTACAGAAGATTTCATGAAGGATTTACCAGGTTCAGAAGTTCAAATAGAAAACTCCGTAAATGCAGTAAAGGTATTTGGCGAAGCTGGAATTAAAATTGTGCGACAACGCTTTAAAGGTGATGTTTTCCCTGGCCGTTCCCAGTCTTACAAATCGATTCAACGTGGCGGTGCTATCGGTAGAGGAGAAAGTTTAGGATTGTTAAAAGAAAAGGCTGATACTCCTACTATGGAAGAACTAGATTTTTGGTGGTCTCAATTCCAAAAGGCATATCGTCCAATTGTTTTATCAGGATTAGAAAATGATGTGAATGTCGCGATGCATCCTTCTGATACACCACATCCAGATTCTCCATTTGGAGGCATTGGACTGAATCGAATTCTAGATGACTTCCCACAAAAAAATGTAGGATTCGTTTACTGTATTGGCACAAGAGCAGAAGCCGGTGGATCTTCTTTAGTAATTGATGAAATCAATCATTTTGGACGTAAAGGACGAATTTTCCTTGTACACTTCCGTAATGTACGAGGAAGTTTACCGACTGCCGGAGCATTTGAAGAAGCGATGTTAGATGATGGCGATTTAAATATGTTCAAAATTTTATTAGAACTCGACAAAGTTGGGTACCAAGGCTGTTTAAATCCAGATCACGTTTTAACCTTTGCAGGTGACACACCAGATTTAAACGAAAACTGGGCCTACTCGAATATTGGGTGGAAACATTCTAGTTTAGGTTTCGCTTATTCAGTTGGTTACATTAAAGCGTTGTTAAATGCATTAGTAGAGTTTAAAGGAAGACCTTATTAA